In Glycine max cultivar Williams 82 chromosome 10, Glycine_max_v4.0, whole genome shotgun sequence, the DNA window TGCAGATGTGGGCACATGTGCACTTGTTCAAAATGTGCCAATGAGTTAATTCGTGGTGGTGGTAAATGTCCTTTATGCCGAGCACCAATTCTTGAGGTGGTCCGAGCATATTCCATACTGTAAAAAGGAAATTAAGAGGacatagagaagaaaaaaaagtctcaGGAAGTTGATCTCAATTCTAAAGGTGTCGAGGTTCTTATTTATAAGTGTTTAGTAGATGCCTTTGTTTTTCTGATTATATGGAACTCCACGAATTGTATAATTGGATTAGCAAATGGCGCTGTTGATTCATCATTCTTACGTAAATAAATAGTTGCCCTGattattctttgaaaaaaaaatttcgttGAAAATTCCAAGCTTGTATATGAATAAAAACTGAATTCCCCAAAACAAGAGAGATGGTCAATCTATACCATTTTGTCTCAAATAATCGCAAATAGGAACTGGTTATTTCCCCCTTATACTGCATATTTATAATTCTCAGACGTCGTTGACGACTTTAAattacgttgttcaatttgcatgtttttagtttctttataTTGCTTCCCCTTAAAGTAGGagaatttgttaatttaaaagttacgtCGATCGGTTTCCAGTTGATTTAAAAGacttaattactattttagtcattcaatttgagttttttttctttctaaaatttagatctgtttttttttcctgaattataaaaattatactttttagttTCTCATGTGATAAATTAACACTTTGTGaagaattttaaaagtaaatactagtggttaaaaattaaaaatcaaattctaacAACTAAAATCTGTCagaaattgttaaatttataatgaaaaggataaaaaaagtaaaaatcagagactaaagaaaataaatttaaatttcaggaacttaaaaaaaaaacctcaaattgaaggattaaaaattaagcGAATTCAAAATAAAGGTTTGCCTGAAATTTAATTTACTCTACCTGGCCTTTAGCCTATAGGCCAGTTGATTACGGCAATCAATTAAGGggattcaaaaatcaaaataagctTTATGTTTAACTTATCATGTTCCCTTGCGTCTGCTTAAAGATTGTAGTAATTTAAGCATTACCAAACGGGAACAAACATTATCAAGTTCTCTATTACAGTAAATCAATGTGAAAAAGTGGGCCAATAAACGTGTTGGAACAACCTAAGTTAAAAGGTACAATAACATTTTACCTCTCTTCAAGATAATAAGTATACATCCGAAGTTATTTGCTTGCTACATTACCTAAGCGAAAGATAATTTCCCATGtgcttatttaataatatagctACTATTTTCTTGTTAGGATATTGATCGAAATGACTCgatattgttattgaatttTTCGTGTGTTTACTTTAACTTGTACAAGAATCATCTTTGAATCTTCGTAAACTCTAGTTAAATTCTATTAAATAGTTATTGCTGATTAGCTCTAAAGCATTgctttcctaaaaaaaaaaaaagaagctctgAAGCATTGATGACAAGATTATTTTTTAGGAGGTGCTGACAAGAATTTTTAACAAGATAATGCAGGGATAGTTTCGGATTTTGTAGATCAGACTGGAAAACTCAATGCAACTACGTAAATCTTAAAACAAAAGGTCTGTTATATGTAAAGTCTCTGTGAATCTGAACTTGTATACACACCTTAATTATTGGAGTCCGCGGACCAGTCTGTTTATCTGCAGGTTTGGAAGATCAGATACAGACTTAAAAATGTCCATTTATTTTGCGGGCtggatttgttttttaaaacatgGGCTTCATGAGTTGAATCTTAAAGGGATTGGACCAGTTCATATACCAATCTCTCtgcaattttgaaaaaaactaCCACAGGGGAGTTTCATAGACCTCAAAACAAGGATCTTTGACTTGAAAATCTCTAGAATCATAGTcttcaaaattaagaaaagttaaAATCAGCGACATTTCAAGGACTTTGTAGTCTTGTACAGAAAACAACGAGCAACGAGAGTGGTTTTAGAGTGAAAAGTGATTGAACCAGCTTGGGATGTCGTTCTTGTTATGTGTAACATTGGAAGAGATGCGGCAACAATGTCCTTTCACTGGATTTGGTGCTGCTTCTTCAATTATCCTCTTTCTGCAGTAGAAGCCAAAGTTATGTACCCCGTTATCTTTTGTGCGCCAATTTGactgaataaaaaataagttaactaTATAGTATTACTTGTACATACCTGTAAGAACTTCAAATCATGCAGTGCAGTGGTAGAAGTACTACAATCTTTCCCATCATATTGATCTTGCTTTAcatctttcttttgtttcagCTTTTTTTCAAGATCTTTAACCTTGTTCTTGTACTCTTCATTCTCTTGTTGAAGAGAATCTTTCTCCCTGTGTAGCTCGCCATTTCNNNNNNNNNNNNNNNNNNNNNNNNNNNNNNNNNNNNNNNNNNNNNNNNNNNNNNNNNNNNNNNNNNNNNNNNNNNNNNNNNNNNNNNNNNNNNNNNNNNNGTCCATTTGTGGCAACTTCATACTTTAACTGAGCATTATTGTGACAAGAAGCTTCTTTTATGGTTAGATTCCATTGCAGCCGTAAATTTTTTTCCTCAAGCTCAATTTTACTACGCTTGCAGTCCTCCAGCTCTGATGTAACTTTCTCAGTTGTTGAGATTCTTCGATTGTAAGATACATTCTTAGCTTTCAGCTCATCACACTCTAAGGATAGCATCTGATATGAAGCTTCCAGTCTTCTGAATTCAAATTCTGCTTCATACAGTGATCTCTTGAGGATAAAGATTTCATCTTGAAGCATTTCTGTTTTCTGAAGTTGGACTTCTAGCTCAGAAATTTCTTCTGTTGCTTTTAGCCTCTCAAGTTCAGAGGCTTTCAGTTCTGCCTCGAGCCCTCTAACTCTGCCCTTCAATTTCTCGTCATTTAATTTGACGTTTTCCAACAAAACAACTACTTTTTCATGATTAACCATCAGAGTTTCTTGGTTTGCCCTGGAAGCAGCTAGCTCTTCAGCATAATTTTGCACCATGACTTCGTATTCTGCTCCAAGATTATCAAGCTCGGTGTTGTATAGCCTTGCTTTCTCCTGTTCTTCTTGAAGAGCAGATTCAAGCATGGCTTTATCAGCACATAAGTCATAGACCTCAAGTACAATATTAGAAGCCATCCTCTTGTGTCTATCGCAGATGCCAGATATCTGATCTCTTAGATCTTCAACCTCCTTCTGCAAGTTACCTGCTTCAGCTGTTTTTTCCAAATACATGTGTGTTAAAAAATTCTCTTCCATAGTGAACCTTTCATCTAGCTTTCTGCTTTCCTCAAGAAGGGCATCTAGGTCTACATCTATGGTTTTTTCTTTCAAAGCAATATCTTCCAGCATTGAAGTAAATTTGCATTCCAATTCTTCAACTAGTTTCAACATACCAGAAAATACAATTTGTGATTCCCCCAGTTTAGAATCCAATACTGTACATTGGCAATGCAACTCCAAGTTTTGCATTCTTAACTCATCATTTGTTGTTTGAAAAGTTTTAGATTCTTCAATCAAATTTCCATTTGTAGCTTGTAATTCCAAGTTGGCTACTCTCAGAAAGCTGCACTCTTCTTGAACCTCTATCCATTTTTTCTGCATGCTCTCCTCCTTTCTTTTCAACTCAACCTTTTGTGCCTCGTTTAATGCTTCCATTCTCCTGATCTCAGCCTGGAGATTTTTTACAACATTTTCATAATTCTCCCGTGCTAAATGAGTTGACTCCTTTTCTTCAATCAATTGCCTCATTTCAGCTTCTAAGCCAAGCATTCTTTCATACAACTGTACATTTTCTGCTTTTAGTCCAAACAAAGCATTGTCTTCATCATCAGAACTTTCAAATGATAAATTCCTCACAACATCTTTGCTCATTAGAGTCTGGGAATCCTCTGTCAAATCATGAAACTTCATGTCATTTGGAAAATCAATTGaacaatttgaagaaattttggATTGCAGATAAGCAGCTTCAGTTTCCAGTTCTAGCTTGGAATACCTTGGACAGGATTTCTCCTTCCCTATCATATTGTCAGATTTCAGCTTGTTGGTCTCTTCAGATTCAACCTGTTGTTGATTTTTAGTTGGTGGCGGAAAATCAGATACAAATTTTGCATTTACATTTTTCAATTCCTGACTGGAAATGCAGAATATATTTTCCTTTAGACTGCAATCTCTTACTTCATTCTGAAATGCATTATCAACTCTGATTCTTCTCCCGTCCAACTCATCTTGAGAATTAATGTCATACTCAAAGGAAGTAGCTTTTGTTTCAAGTGACTTCTTCAAGATGATAATGTTACACAGGATTGCCTCAGTCAATTCCTTCAAATCTATTTTACCTGCATCTTTTGAGAGCTCTGATACACTGAAACAACTCTCATTTTGGTTTAATGTCATTTGACCCAAAAGAGGATCTTGACCCCTCAGATTCTCTACTGAAAGCTTAAGCTGCTTATATAACTCAAGGAACACTTCAGTGATGTTGATATTAGTATCAGAGTCAAACAGaggaaaattagaagaaaaggaACCAGAAATGATCAGATCCTTTCTGGACTCTCTATGCTTCTCACAAAATTCAGCTTCAAGATCTTGCACCCTTTGTGTTAAAGCTAAGATTTCATTGCCAAAAGCATAAACACCATCGGATAACTTGTTTTCAAAGTTGGTGATTTGTTTCCCTTTGTCAAACTGCCTATTCCTCCATTTTGCCTCATTTTCTTCTAATGTTTGAGTCACAAAACATCTTGCTGTTTGCATCTCTTGATCTTTCTCTTCCAGAGTTTTCTTCAGAAACTGGATAGTACtttccatatttttttgtttctcctgCATAAGTTGGTGCTCAAGCTCCCAGTTCCGGAATTCCTGTAGTTCAATCCCTTCATGCAGGCATCTTATTGCATTTTCATAAGTACCAAGATCAGCATCTGAATGACAAAACTCCTTTCTCATTTTCTCTGGTAGGACTTCCTTGCTCAAACTAAAATCCTCTTCCTCGCTGTCTTCGAGCACACGGCTATTAATTTCAGCATCTTGAAACCGCAAGCTATTCATTGATAGATCAGCCATCTCCATTTTCTGCTTTTCATTTATCTTCTGTAGTTTCTGGAGAATGGAAACAAGATCAATCTTTGATTCCTGTTGTTTCGTTAGCTTCAACTCCAAGTCACGATTAAGTCCTCTCTGATACTTGACCTCATCTTGCAACTCCCTTATTGTATTATCCATCTCTTCTATCTGGAACTTAAGATTTCTGCTGTCATTTTGTTTCACCATTGAGGTTAGCCGCTGAATTTCTTCCTTCAGTGCATCGCTCTCTTTGTGTGATGCTGACAACTCCATTTCaagttcttttttattctttgacttCTTGCTTAAATGCTTCCGCAGTCTCTCCACATCAACCATCAGCTTTCTAGCATTTTCTTCCCACATCTTTGCTTCACCATGAAGTAAATCAATGGTTACTTGTGCTACACCCAAGAGATCTTTAGATGAACTAACACTCCTTGTCAACTTTGTCTCACTGGCATTTGAAACTTTCCCAAGCTCTTCCATTTTACCTTGCATCCGTGTCCCAGAAATTGACCTTACTGGGGATGAATATGTTGATCTGGAGGTATCATAGAGTGGATAGGGGCCATTTTTAGAGTAAGTTGAATCTTGTCTCTCATTCATATTCTTCTTCAATCCACTGACATTACTTTGTTGGGGAGACATCCCAATCCAAAAGGACAAGGAACTCTCAATTTCGTGATCTGAACATGTTGCAAGTGGACTTATTCTCTGTGAGATCATAAGGTGATTTTATGTTAGAAGAAAGCCAATTTGAACAAGAACTTATCAAGAGAGGAAacaatacaaaaagaaaatgaaaaaccgCTTAAACTACAGAAAAGGAATCTAGTTAgacaataaaaaggaaaatatgcttgTACAAACTGTGAAAGGTATGCTTTTTTTTAGTGTACAATGGCTGCAATGAGGATCGAACCTAACAACCCTAGTGGGTTGACAAAATGTATGTTTGTGCAGGtatcataattcataactcataattaaaattactagTGCCATGCTTAATAATTTGTAGTAAATAGTAGGTTTACTTTATGCAAGTATCAGTACTCTATTGATTTTTCCTCTTAAGCGCAGCCATGACTACTGGGTGTATCTTAGATAATAAATGAAGCCAATAAAAATGAAGGAATTACAAAagcatttgaaattattttgtttatgttcaCTGAACAATGGCAGTTACTGAAATGATAGAGCTCGATTAGACATtgcaaaatacaaaatttttcaTTTACAAGTGAAGTAGGAACACGACACATTTCACTCTTCAATAGAATGACTGAAGGCTGAAGCATATGATATTGATTGGTATAAAGGGTTGATTacataaaagttaaattagCTGAAGAATTTTAATACCTTACTGCTAAGTTCTCTtcgataatatatattttctaaatggTCCCAATGTGAAGATCCACTAGTCCTGCTGAATGTATTGTCAGATACATCGGATATGCTGTCCACATCATCAGAGCAAACACTCATTTCGTCCACATATGAATTTGCATCCTTCCTGTGATATCCAATAAAAATGAgcgcatatttatttatttattttttataataagcaCACATAAGTTAAAGCAGAAAAAAGTTATTCCATAAACAACAGACCTGTATTTGCTTCTTGGGGTCAAGCACTGTATTTTAAcctgaacaaaaaaaatcagagaGAACAAGAGGAACAgatttttaataattcataattgtaaactgataaaaaaaaatcataactgTAAAGAAACTAGGTGTAAATAGTTGTAAATTTGGGATGCTAATTGTTTCTACTTATTGCTTGGTAAAGGAAATATTATGGTGTGCTAGGAAGGGAAAGTGAGAATCCTTATTATTTGCTAGAAAAAGCGgattattaaaagaaattcGTATACCCTGTACAAAACCATTGAGCCTTTATCAAGTAGCTATGggcatatttgattttttaaaatatttttgtttttataaataattacaaagatggcattatttttattttatttcctattttaaAGACTTGTATAGAAACTGGTGAATAGATGTAGTTTATCAAAATGAGAATTTACCATTGACACCAAGAAAGCTAGTTTATTTTCCAGTTTCTGTTgtttacaaataattacaaaaatgtctatttttatttcttatttttaaggcTTTGTTTAAAAAATGGTGAACATGTGTTGTTTCTCAAACTGAGAGTTTAGCCTTGATTCAAAGCtttgaagaaaattaaattaaagaaaaaacttaaaactcaGGTATGTGtaaataaaagcaaaatttctaaaaacaaaaataaaagcttaaatatgaatttattctTTGTAAGTTAacgctttttaattttaatctttataactttttttttttcattttagtttatgTAAGTTTGTGTCTTTTTAATTTAGTCCCAAATGTAAACTTAGGacagatattaaaataaaaaaaattggaattttaAAGAGACTAGTATTGGAAAACATAATTCTTACTTGTAAGATTGTCCCATGGGAACAATGTTGTCTCAAAGGCAATGATGCAGTAGAAGTTTCTGGTCTAATGTAACTTGCTAAATTAATGGTAGCCTCCCCAAGGGTCCCAAACCTGGCAGATCCCTGTAATAACGATGCCATTTCAGGTTGAGTAAGTTATGTTAGACAATATTGaatgagtttaatttatatatattatcagtGTAAAGTCATTTTACAATTAACACGTACATCTAATTGAAACTTGCCTTAACATCACATAAATTACCGAATATATTGatagttaatataaattaaactcattGAATAAACATAATCAAATGCGAAGTGCACATAATCAAGCAACAAAGTTAACCTACAGACCATGGCAACAACAAGCTTAAGGAGGAAGCCTTCATTATCTTGTAGAGAATCATCAGAAATCCATATAGTACTTAGCATGGAGTCTTCCCAATGACACTCTCCATTTTGTACTGCTGCTTTGCCAGACTTAGCTATGGTTTCCCCTGTTTCTATACTaataatggaaacaaaaagattgTTCCACCCTTTTTCTATctgcaaaaataataatgataatgataataatattattaatatgtaaCCAGGAACCTTTTTTAATACTAAGAGAGTTCGAGATCGAGTTGGAGAGAAACCTCCAGAGCTTGGAAATCATAGAATTTGAAATCCAATCTCTCCTGGAATTTATCTCTGTTATGCCCACTCAAATTGCATATTTTCCTCTTTCCTTTTCCATCCTTCAATTGTTTCCCGTTCTCATAATAGGCTTCAACACTGCCACATTGAATCATATCATGTCACATAATTTGCTATCTATAATAATTAGTAATTCCGAGCTTACATGGTGTAAATTGGTAGTTTGAATTATCGATATTCAATATGTCAGTTCTTCCCTAACCAATTATAGTATAACTAACAATTCATATTAATAAGAAACACGGTTAATTTTAGAGTTTATTAGCACACTAAAAACCATATAATTTAGAAGCATTGTGGATGTACTGTATTTTAAGAATAACAAAACAGAAATATCTTACCTTGACATGGCCCTTCCACTTCTACATGCACTATAGAGAGTAAAGTGTGATATTACCACTAAGGTATGTAACTTATGAAAAGAAACAAGAAGGGCTATACAAATGGTGCTAACAGCTAGCCCGTCCCCTTGTTTTTTTAACTAGACGGCAAGAACTTTAGAAGGTACTTTCGGATATTTTTAGTTGAATAATGAACTCAAGAAGGGCAAGGGAACTACTTATGATTTGTGATTTCATGAGGTCCAATAATATAAGTTTCGGTCAATTAAGCaagtttttttcccttttcattcCTTTGAAGGATCGATGGttgtattaaaaaagaaaaaattgactgCATTGCATTATATTTACACCCAGAAGTCAGAATTGTGTTTGGTTCCGAGTTCGAAAGTCTTAAACCATGGTATAAGCCAAAGTTATAAGAGACAAGTTTTCGTTTAAGTTTTGGTTGGAGCTTTCCAAACACAAACCACATgctctgttttttattttatttcttttaaatgctGGTGGTTGAAATGAAGCATTGAATTGCTTTGAAATAACTAATTGTCACAatgtgataattattttaaaaaaatattgtatgctTATGTATagatataataaatatgttcatgCATGATTTCAAATATGAATGAGTTGAGTTATTAGTGAATTATTATagttatatgttttaaaaaaatacatttaagttTATAGTCGCAGGCAATTATTTAAATGAGTTTTATCAACTTAACGTTAGTCTTAAATGTGTGTGAATATGAATGAGTTGAGTTGTTGTGAATGTTAAGTACTTAGACTTGACATTAACAAATGTATTGATGTTTATTTagacttaattatttaaataatttaagcaCAAGTTTTGCCGGCTTAACATTAATATGCGTGTCTTGTGTTTTTTAACATAACTAAATTGAGTTATTAGTGAATGATGTGGGTTACACTTATTATAAGTGTTGAAACTCCTTGGTTTAGACACAattattaaagatttaaatatgttttaacttCATGCAAATATGACATTGTTGTCtggttttagatttttaatatttttttagtattccTTTTTAGTCCTTACATTAACTCTAGTTAGTTTAAtgctaacaaa includes these proteins:
- the LOC100777023 gene encoding myosin-1B; translation: MSSVEAYYENGKQLKDGKGKRKICNLSGHNRDKFQERLDFKFYDFQALEIEKGWNNLFVSIISIETGETIAKSGKAAVQNGECHWEDSMLSTIWISDDSLQDNEGFLLKLVVAMGSARFGTLGEATINLASYIRPETSTASLPLRQHCSHGTILQVKIQCLTPRSKYRKDANSYVDEMSVCSDDVDSISDVSDNTFSRTSGSSHWDHLENIYYRRELSSKRISPLATCSDHEIESSLSFWIGMSPQQSNVSGLKKNMNERQDSTYSKNGPYPLYDTSRSTYSSPVRSISGTRMQGKMEELGKVSNASETKLTRSVSSSKDLLGVAQVTIDLLHGEAKMWEENARKLMVDVERLRKHLSKKSKNKKELEMELSASHKESDALKEEIQRLTSMVKQNDSRNLKFQIEEMDNTIRELQDEVKYQRGLNRDLELKLTKQQESKIDLVSILQKLQKINEKQKMEMADLSMNSLRFQDAEINSRVLEDSEEEDFSLSKEVLPEKMRKEFCHSDADLGTYENAIRCLHEGIELQEFRNWELEHQLMQEKQKNMESTIQFLKKTLEEKDQEMQTARCFVTQTLEENEAKWRNRQFDKGKQITNFENKLSDGVYAFGNEILALTQRVQDLEAEFCEKHRESRKDLIISGSFSSNFPLFDSDTNINITEVFLELYKQLKLSVENLRGQDPLLGQMTLNQNESCFSVSELSKDAGKIDLKELTEAILCNIIILKKSLETKATSFEYDINSQDELDGRRIRVDNAFQNEVRDCSLKENIFCISSQELKNVNAKFVSDFPPPTKNQQQVESEETNKLKSDNMIGKEKSCPRYSKLELETEAAYLQSKISSNCSIDFPNDMKFHDLTEDSQTLMSKDVVRNLSFESSDDEDNALFGLKAENVQLYERMLGLEAEMRQLIEEKESTHLARENYENVVKNLQAEIRRMEALNEAQKVELKRKEESMQKKWIEVQEECSFLRVANLELQATNGNLIEESKTFQTTNDELRMQNLELHCQCTVLDSKLGESQIVFSGMLKLVEELECKFTSMLEDIALKEKTIDVDLDALLEESRKLDERFTMEENFLTHMYLEKTAEAGNLQKEVEDLRDQISGICDRHKRMASNIVLEVYDLCADKAMLESALQEEQEKARLYNTELDNLGAEYEVMVQNYAEELAASRANQETLMVNHEKVVVLLENVKLNDEKLKGRVRGLEAELKASELERLKATEEISELEVQLQKTEMLQDEIFILKRSLYEAEFEFRRLEASYQMLSLECDELKAKNVSYNRRISTTEKVTSELEDCKRSKIELEEKNLRLQWNLTIKEASCHNNAQLKYEVATNG